From a region of the Janthinobacterium sp. 61 genome:
- the dcd gene encoding dCTP deaminase: MTIKSDKWIRRMAETTGMIEPFEPGQVKERDGNRIVSYGTSSYGYDIRCADEFKLFTNINTTIVDPKDFDANNFVDVSGKGYCIIPPNSFALARTVEYFRIPRNVLTICLGKSTYARCGIIVNVTPFEPEWEGFVTLEFSNTTPLPAKIYANEGVAQVLFFESDEVCETSYKDRGGKYQGQVGVTLPKT, translated from the coding sequence ATGACGATTAAAAGCGATAAATGGATACGCCGCATGGCGGAAACAACGGGCATGATCGAGCCGTTCGAACCGGGCCAGGTCAAGGAACGCGACGGCAACCGCATCGTTTCTTACGGCACGTCCAGCTATGGCTATGACATCCGTTGCGCCGACGAGTTCAAGTTGTTTACCAACATCAACACTACCATCGTCGATCCGAAGGATTTTGACGCGAATAACTTCGTCGATGTGTCTGGCAAGGGCTATTGCATCATCCCGCCGAACTCGTTCGCGCTGGCCCGCACGGTCGAGTATTTCCGCATTCCCCGCAATGTATTGACGATTTGCCTGGGCAAGAGCACGTATGCGCGCTGCGGCATCATCGTCAATGTCACCCCGTTCGAACCGGAATGGGAAGGTTTCGTGACCCTGGAGTTTTCGAATACGACACCGTTGCCGGCGAAAATCTACGCCAACGAAGGCGTGGCGCAAGTGCTGTTCTTCGAATCCGATGAAGTGTGCGAAACCTCGTACAAGGACCGTGGCGGCAAATACCAGGGCCAGGTTGGCGTGACCCTGCCGAAGACCTGA
- a CDS encoding alpha/beta fold hydrolase: MTLPQLHFAHANSYPAGTYRRLFALLGQHYSVQALDMHAHDPAYPVSTGWPELVREYIDDLERRYSAPVILVGHSLGGMLSVMVAKQRPDLVRCVVLLDSPVVAGWRALLVRLARNTALGERFSPSRFSARRRKLWPDAQAAYAHFASKDMFAIWAPQVLRDYIDSGLVPHPDGVQLRFTREVETDVYRSLPHHIGGLVKDGFPVPIGFIGGTASVECRQAGLKATRKLVGRFFRQVPGGHLFPMENPELTAQVVREMIASLLAKQ, translated from the coding sequence ATGACACTCCCGCAACTGCACTTTGCCCATGCCAACAGTTATCCTGCAGGCACCTACCGCAGGCTGTTCGCCTTGCTGGGTCAGCACTACAGCGTGCAGGCGCTCGACATGCACGCGCACGATCCCGCTTACCCCGTCAGCACGGGCTGGCCCGAGCTGGTGCGCGAATACATCGACGACCTGGAACGCCGCTACAGCGCGCCCGTGATCCTCGTCGGCCATTCGCTTGGCGGCATGCTCAGCGTCATGGTGGCCAAGCAGCGCCCCGACCTGGTGCGCTGCGTGGTCTTGCTCGATTCGCCCGTGGTGGCGGGCTGGCGCGCCTTGCTGGTGCGCCTGGCGCGCAATACGGCGCTGGGCGAACGGTTTTCTCCGTCGCGCTTTTCCGCCCGGCGGCGCAAGTTGTGGCCCGATGCGCAAGCCGCGTATGCACACTTTGCCTCCAAAGACATGTTCGCGATCTGGGCGCCGCAAGTCTTGCGCGACTATATCGATAGCGGCCTGGTTCCCCACCCGGACGGGGTGCAGCTGCGCTTTACGCGCGAAGTGGAAACGGATGTTTATCGCAGCTTGCCGCATCATATCGGCGGCCTCGTCAAGGATGGCTTTCCCGTGCCCATCGGTTTTATCGGCGGCACGGCATCGGTGGAATGCCGCCAGGCGGGTTTGAAGGCCACGCGCAAGCTGGTCGGCAGGTTTTTCCGCCAGGTGCCGGGCGGCCATCTGTTTCCCATGGAAAACCCGGAACTGACGGCGCAAGTGGTGCGCGAGATGATCGCTTCCTTGCTGGCGAAGCAGTAG